A DNA window from Halorubrum sp. DM2 contains the following coding sequences:
- a CDS encoding glycosyltransferase family 2 protein → MSGTFTLSTPVVFFIYNRPEYTARVFDRITDAKPSQLFIVADGPADESDRERTEAARAVVEDITWSCDVKRLYASTNLGIKQRFVTGLEYVFNTVERAIILEDDTVPDPTFFNFCQTLLRRYQDDERIMEITGRNQLGTWRDNGQDYHFSYNGGIWGWATWSKYWDMYDPDMELWADPNAKDRVQDLIGDQWQYNHLKRVYRETYEGNNETWDYQWAFTRHINSGLSIVPSRNLIANIGFGEGATHTSDEDSPFAGTPVYSMDFPLNHPDYIVVDRDYDQSFHRLRPGRWKVHPIVYPIWERMRSLVNNITITHSMNSK, encoded by the coding sequence ATGTCTGGTACATTCACCCTCTCTACTCCTGTCGTGTTTTTTATTTATAATCGTCCTGAATACACAGCTCGTGTTTTCGATCGGATTACAGATGCAAAGCCCTCGCAGTTGTTCATTGTTGCCGATGGCCCAGCCGACGAGTCTGACCGAGAGCGGACGGAGGCCGCACGCGCTGTTGTTGAAGATATCACATGGAGTTGCGACGTTAAGCGACTCTACGCAAGTACGAATCTCGGCATTAAACAGCGGTTCGTGACCGGTCTTGAGTATGTATTCAATACCGTGGAACGTGCTATCATCCTTGAAGATGATACTGTTCCAGATCCAACGTTCTTCAACTTCTGCCAGACACTACTTAGGCGATATCAAGACGACGAACGAATCATGGAAATCACGGGTCGAAACCAACTTGGCACGTGGCGTGACAACGGGCAAGATTACCACTTTTCATATAATGGAGGTATCTGGGGATGGGCAACGTGGAGCAAGTACTGGGATATGTACGATCCGGATATGGAACTATGGGCTGATCCCAATGCCAAGGATAGAGTTCAGGATCTTATTGGCGATCAATGGCAGTACAACCATCTAAAGCGTGTATACCGCGAGACGTATGAGGGAAACAACGAAACGTGGGACTACCAGTGGGCATTTACCCGACATATAAATTCAGGGCTATCAATCGTCCCATCCAGAAATCTGATTGCAAACATTGGATTCGGCGAAGGGGCAACCCATACGAGTGATGAGGACTCGCCGTTTGCCGGTACCCCTGTATATTCTATGGACTTCCCATTGAACCATCCCGATTATATCGTGGTGGACAGGGATTATGATCAGTCATTTCACCGACTGCGACCCGGTCGCTGGAAGGTTCACCCAATAGTCTACCCAATTTGGGAGCGCATGCGATCACTTGTTAACAATATTACTATCACACATTCTATGAATAGTAAGTAA
- the aglG gene encoding glucosyl-dolichyl phosphate glucuronosyltransferase, whose amino-acid sequence MKVSVVVCTYTMERYDVFTEAVESALAQMYDPIEVVLVIDGNPEVYEHAVDDFGDHENVVIHDNNENRGISFSRTKGAELASGEIVAFIDDDGVAEEDWIANLVTVYEETDAIAVGGDVRPNWQGERPEFFPEEFYWLVGCVEPGFAEDGEEVRNTYGSNISYRREAFLEVGGYDPNTGRKGDKHLQAHEAPVGIRLLEEFGRGMVYTEDAIVHHTLFEYRGEFRWLVSRSFWQGYSKRVMDLLYPDAPDAKGDYLKWLLTDRVPRRLEGLVRSPSIAAVAQLGAIGVFTAAVGLGYLYGTVTPDLIKKANA is encoded by the coding sequence ATGAAGGTCTCCGTCGTCGTCTGTACGTACACGATGGAGCGCTACGACGTGTTTACAGAGGCCGTCGAGAGCGCGCTCGCGCAAATGTACGATCCGATCGAGGTTGTGTTGGTGATCGACGGAAATCCCGAGGTGTACGAACACGCGGTCGACGACTTCGGTGATCACGAGAACGTCGTGATTCACGACAACAACGAGAATCGTGGGATTTCGTTCAGCCGGACGAAGGGCGCGGAGCTGGCCTCGGGCGAGATCGTCGCGTTCATTGACGACGACGGCGTGGCCGAGGAGGACTGGATCGCGAACCTTGTTACGGTGTACGAGGAGACGGACGCGATCGCTGTTGGCGGTGACGTACGGCCGAACTGGCAGGGTGAGCGACCGGAGTTCTTCCCCGAAGAGTTCTACTGGTTGGTGGGGTGTGTCGAGCCTGGGTTCGCCGAGGACGGTGAGGAGGTTCGGAACACGTACGGATCTAACATCTCCTACAGGCGCGAGGCGTTTCTTGAGGTCGGTGGGTACGACCCGAACACGGGTCGAAAGGGAGACAAGCACCTACAGGCTCACGAGGCCCCAGTCGGGATTCGGCTACTGGAGGAGTTTGGCCGGGGAATGGTGTACACTGAAGACGCCATTGTACACCACACGCTGTTTGAGTACCGGGGGGAGTTCCGATGGCTGGTGTCGCGATCGTTCTGGCAAGGGTACTCCAAACGCGTGATGGATCTTTTGTACCCAGATGCGCCCGATGCCAAGGGCGATTACCTCAAGTGGTTACTGACAGACCGGGTGCCACGCCGGTTAGAGGGGCTCGTTCGGTCGCCGTCGATCGCGGCGGTAGCACAGCTCGGCGCGATTGGAGTGTTTACCGCGGCTGTCGGGTTGGGGTACTTATATGGGACTGTGACCCCGGACCTGATCAAGAAGGCAAACGCCTGA
- a CDS encoding sulfatase-like hydrolase/transferase — protein sequence MLDACRVDALRAVQDEYEFLENIETTWSVGSTTVEWMSLTFRDTFRSEISETAYVNGNVQFEKVFQERRAPPHANAAPFHPSFETYGLVNESEFDYIDPVYEYAFDDDLGVVPPQSMTDRAVDVWRNESPQRQIVHYLQPHEPYIGVDDPPEHALQKLGSGDIDRDQVWDCYLDTLRLVLDEVELLLENLDAETVVITADHGEAMGEWGFHSHNIGCPHPVVRKVPWVTTTGVDTQTYEPSLEPKSDAELDTQSQLEHLGYL from the coding sequence GTGCTTGATGCCTGTAGAGTCGATGCTTTGCGGGCAGTACAAGATGAATACGAGTTTCTTGAGAATATCGAGACGACGTGGTCTGTCGGTAGCACAACCGTTGAGTGGATGTCTCTAACATTTCGTGACACATTCCGCTCAGAAATATCGGAGACTGCGTACGTGAACGGCAACGTTCAATTTGAAAAGGTGTTCCAAGAACGACGAGCACCGCCGCACGCAAACGCCGCTCCGTTTCACCCTTCCTTCGAAACGTATGGTCTCGTCAACGAATCTGAGTTCGACTACATAGACCCCGTATACGAATACGCATTTGACGACGATCTCGGAGTTGTACCGCCACAAAGTATGACTGACCGTGCGGTTGACGTTTGGCGTAACGAGTCCCCACAGCGACAGATCGTCCATTATCTTCAACCACACGAGCCATATATTGGTGTAGACGATCCCCCCGAACACGCACTACAAAAGCTAGGATCTGGAGATATCGACCGTGACCAAGTATGGGACTGTTATCTCGATACGCTCCGGTTGGTCCTCGACGAAGTCGAGTTACTCTTAGAAAACTTGGACGCAGAGACTGTCGTCATAACTGCTGACCATGGAGAGGCGATGGGTGAGTGGGGATTCCATTCACACAATATTGGCTGTCCTCACCCTGTTGTTCGGAAGGTTCCGTGGGTAACGACCACCGGCGTCGATACGCAGACATATGAGCCGTCTCTGGAGCCCAAGTCAGATGCTGAACTGGATACGCAGTCTCAACTTGAACACCTTGGTTATCTATAA
- a CDS encoding glycosyltransferase family 4 protein codes for MPPETDIRPLLVNASDTGGSATATKRIHRALRSIGVESRMLVQEKSTNDGTIVGPSSKIETAWSLARPHVDMLPLRFYGQKSGFTVNWLPERMNERIEEIDPDLVHLNWMGRGAMSTRSIGQIDRPIVWRFPDMHAMTGGCHYAADCDGFENKCGSCPQLDSESDVDLSRFNWLRKDYYWDDLNLTVVTPSTWLAEEAERSSLFGDHRIEVIPNALDTDVYRPRDSSLGRELFGLPEDKRLVLFGAVDPMGDHRKGADLLQEALQEISGDLEDVELVIFGSEEPDDPPDFGFPTNYVGYLHDDPSLALLYSGADVMVVPSRYEGFGQTVSESLACGTPVVAFDATGPRDIVDHRETGWLAEPYDAAELGVGVKWVLASDRKELAATARERAVKQYEQRGVAGRYLDLYESLV; via the coding sequence ATGCCACCAGAGACAGACATTCGGCCCCTTCTTGTGAACGCGTCAGACACCGGGGGCTCGGCAACGGCGACGAAACGAATCCACCGGGCGCTTAGATCAATTGGCGTGGAATCCCGAATGCTGGTTCAGGAGAAATCCACGAACGACGGAACGATAGTCGGGCCTTCCTCGAAGATCGAGACGGCTTGGAGCCTTGCTCGCCCACACGTGGACATGCTCCCGTTGCGGTTTTACGGCCAGAAGAGCGGATTTACAGTGAACTGGCTTCCCGAGCGAATGAACGAACGGATCGAGGAGATCGATCCAGATCTGGTTCACCTCAACTGGATGGGACGTGGAGCGATGTCGACACGGTCGATCGGCCAGATCGACCGACCGATAGTCTGGCGGTTCCCCGATATGCACGCGATGACCGGCGGATGTCACTACGCGGCCGACTGTGACGGGTTTGAGAACAAGTGTGGTTCCTGTCCGCAACTCGATAGCGAGTCCGACGTGGATCTGTCTCGATTCAACTGGCTCCGAAAGGATTATTATTGGGACGACCTCAATCTGACCGTCGTCACGCCGAGCACGTGGCTCGCCGAGGAGGCCGAACGCAGCTCGTTGTTCGGCGATCACCGTATCGAGGTCATCCCGAACGCGCTCGACACCGACGTGTACAGACCACGGGACAGTTCGCTCGGTCGAGAGCTGTTCGGGCTTCCGGAAGACAAGCGGCTCGTGTTGTTTGGTGCCGTCGACCCGATGGGTGACCATCGAAAGGGAGCGGATCTGCTACAAGAGGCGCTTCAGGAGATCTCTGGCGATCTCGAAGACGTGGAGCTGGTGATATTCGGATCCGAGGAACCGGACGATCCCCCGGACTTCGGGTTTCCGACGAACTACGTGGGATACCTCCACGATGATCCGAGTTTAGCGTTGCTGTATAGTGGCGCTGACGTGATGGTCGTTCCGTCGAGATACGAAGGGTTCGGACAGACGGTGTCGGAGTCGCTAGCGTGTGGGACGCCCGTGGTGGCGTTCGACGCGACGGGGCCGCGAGACATCGTGGATCATCGGGAGACGGGCTGGTTGGCAGAGCCGTACGATGCGGCTGAGTTGGGGGTGGGAGTGAAATGGGTGCTGGCGTCGGATCGAAAAGAACTGGCGGCGACGGCTCGGGAACGGGCTGTCAAACAGTATGAACAGCGAGGTGTGGCGGGGAGATATCTTGACCTGTACGAGTCGCTAGTGTAA